The Methylophilus sp. TWE2 region AGCGTACCGAATACCGGGGATGCTGAAGATATTTTGCAGGATGTGTTTTATGAGTTTGTCTCTGCTTACCGCCTGCCAGAGCCACTGGAGCAAGTCGGCGCGTGGCTATACCAGGTCGCCAGAAACCGCATTATTGACCGATTTAGAAAGCAAAAGCAGAAGGTCAACCTGGACCCCGACGAGGATGAGGATTCCCTCTGGCTGGAGTCTATCCTTTCAATCGAACATGAAACCCCGGCCACGCTTTACGAGAGAAAACGCCTGGTTGAGCAGGTGGTAGAAGCACTCAATCAATTGCCTCTCGAACAACGTCAGGTATTTATCGCCCACGAACTGGATGGCAAAAGCTTCAAGCAAATTGCCGCAGAGACGGATGTTTCTATCAACACCTTATTAGCCAGGAAACGGTATGCAGTTTCGTTTTTAAGAGAACAATTGCAATCCTCTTACTAAAATCAATCAATTGGAGAAATAAATGAAAAGATGTAGAAGTAAATGTGCTGCCATCGCAGCGTTGATGGTCGTCGCAATCGCCGCTTTATCTTATGTCGTCATGCTGTTGTGGAATCATGTGGCTGTTTCATTGGCCGAAGGTATTCATGCGATTGATTACGGCCAGGCAGTGGGGCTGTTAATCCTCAGCAGGATTCTTTTTGGCGGATTCAGAGGCCGTCATGGACATCATCACAAGCATTGCTGCGATGGCGCTATGACAGCAGAGGAGGCAGAAAAAGTACGTTGTGGCCTGTTCAGCCGTTTTAAATCCAAACAAGATGACGCGTAACGCCCACGGCAGCACTTTTGATTTTAGTCGTGATCGTCACCTCGATTGATAGATTCATGGCCGTTAACTCACTCGACATGGTCTGCGTCATGCATGGATGCGTTTTATTTCTCTAAACTGCATCCAATTAAAGCTGTTTGTCGTACTTAACATCGGGTGCAATTTAAATATCAAAAGAAAATTTGGAATGAATTGTGAAAGATGACATCGAGGATTTGATAGCTCGAATAATAGATAGGCATGAGGATGCTTTTAACGAGTTGTATGAAGCTACTTTTAGCAAAATCTATAGTTTGGCTTTGAAAATCACCAAAGATCCGAGTACTTCTGAAGAAGTGGTTGAAGATACTTATTACCAGGTATGGCAGGAAATTTATCGCTACGATTTCAACAAATGCCCGCTGTATAACTGGATGTTAATCATTTGCCGTTCTCGTGCCATTGATGCGGTAAGAAAGCGTAATGCAGTGCCTGAAATGGTGGTTAATTTCGATTGGGAAATAGAGTCAACAGACTTGTCAGCAGACGATAGGCTGCAGGGTAAACAGGCGTCGCTGGCAGTCGTGAAAGCTTTGTCAGAAATTAAACCCTTGCAAAGGCAGTTGTTGCATCATGTTTTTTATTATGGATTATCGCATCAAGAAATATCTCAGTTGATGAATATGCCGCTCGGATCCGTGAAATCAACCATTAACCGAGCACAAAAATCATTAAGAGAGAAACTCAAAGGTGAACAGTTTTGAATAAAGAGATGACAACCAATAAACCTGAATCATTGGATTTTGATTTATTTCTTGAGCTGTTTGAGGCGACGCCAGATTTGGCACCTAAGCACGAGACGAAAAACCAGATCAAAAAGAAATTGATGCAACGGGTTTCACAAAGCCGTGACGCACAATTTTTTGTATTTTCAGAGCAGGGTCAGTGGAAATCTATCAAGCATGGCATTCAAATCAAAGTATTGAAAAGCGATGACGAGGCCAAGTCATTTCTGCTCAAACTCGAACAAAATACGAGTATTCCTTATCACGATCATCAAAAAAATGAAGAAACGTTTGTGATTGATGGCGAGGTATGGCTGGACGGGATTCATTGTAAAAACGGTGATTATCACTTTGCAGGAGCTGGGACCTATCACAAAGAAATCCGCACTGAAAACGGCTGCACATTGCTGATCAAGACTTATTGATGCGCCAGCCACCTAAACTAATGAGGGTAATTTATTTAATCCTGACCATGGCAGCATGTATATTTTCTGCTTCAACCTGCTTGGCAGCCAATGAATTTAAGGCGCCGATATGGCAAGTCGGAGGGCATCTGCAAACCATCGTTCCCTCACTGTTCCCGCAGGTTGCAAAGCTGTTGTATGTCAGGGAGCGCTGGGAATTGCCGGATGGAGACTTTGTGGATGTTGATTGGACCGAACCGCCCGAGAAGTTGGATCGCACGCAGAATAAACCAGTATTGGTGTTATTTCATGGCCTGGAAGGGAGCTCGCAAAGTCATTATGCGCGGGTGATCATGTCCTCTGCCAAACAACGCGGATGGATTGGCCTAGTTGTACATTTTCGCGGTTGCTCTGGCGAGCCCAATCGGCTGCCCCGCGTATACTATGCCGGGGATGCTGAAGAGATCAATACCTTCATTTCAATCATTCATCAAAAACTCCCCGAAAAGACTCTTTATGCGGCAGGCGTGTCATTGGGAGGCAATGCACTCTTGAAGTGGCTAGGTCAATATCCGAATGAGGCGC contains the following coding sequences:
- a CDS encoding RNA polymerase sigma factor, encoding MTQQDSVITETFNKEKARLRNFIRKSVPNTGDAEDILQDVFYEFVSAYRLPEPLEQVGAWLYQVARNRIIDRFRKQKQKVNLDPDEDEDSLWLESILSIEHETPATLYERKRLVEQVVEALNQLPLEQRQVFIAHELDGKSFKQIAAETDVSINTLLARKRYAVSFLREQLQSSY
- a CDS encoding RNA polymerase sigma factor, with translation MKDDIEDLIARIIDRHEDAFNELYEATFSKIYSLALKITKDPSTSEEVVEDTYYQVWQEIYRYDFNKCPLYNWMLIICRSRAIDAVRKRNAVPEMVVNFDWEIESTDLSADDRLQGKQASLAVVKALSEIKPLQRQLLHHVFYYGLSHQEISQLMNMPLGSVKSTINRAQKSLREKLKGEQF
- a CDS encoding cupin domain-containing protein, whose amino-acid sequence is MTTNKPESLDFDLFLELFEATPDLAPKHETKNQIKKKLMQRVSQSRDAQFFVFSEQGQWKSIKHGIQIKVLKSDDEAKSFLLKLEQNTSIPYHDHQKNEETFVIDGEVWLDGIHCKNGDYHFAGAGTYHKEIRTENGCTLLIKTY
- a CDS encoding YheT family hydrolase, which codes for MRQPPKLMRVIYLILTMAACIFSASTCLAANEFKAPIWQVGGHLQTIVPSLFPQVAKLLYVRERWELPDGDFVDVDWTEPPEKLDRTQNKPVLVLFHGLEGSSQSHYARVIMSSAKQRGWIGLVVHFRGCSGEPNRLPRVYYAGDAEEINTFISIIHQKLPEKTLYAAGVSLGGNALLKWLGQYPNEARQLVKAAAAISAPIDLKQTAHSLDKGVNYLLYSKHFVATMKPKALLMAERFPDYLDARRIRAVSTVQDMDNAVTSVLFGTKSADEYYDVNSSKPWLHAIQTETLILNAKNDPFVPFESLPSEAEVSSMVHLDYQAEGGHAGFYGRGDKESPWLAERIFNFFDASDHTQLDAVVDPLMYFHPASLY